Proteins encoded within one genomic window of Geotalea daltonii FRC-32:
- a CDS encoding tetratricopeptide repeat protein, translating to MNLNKFFRALPCRTLLPLLLVASLLTTPAFCLDSADSQLFITGFNAYQKKDYQTTVDKMGTLLKSYPDTPLRDMAIFWLARANYKAGHKQEAARYMAQFFKEYPDSPLKGTVEDDLVALAGKYARGEAVASGEKAEGESSNSERVAQEQSEAEARAAAKRAEEMRLAVQKAEAEKARQEKIIADKAAAEKAAAEKAAWEKAEAERVAAAKKAEELRVVAEKAAAEKARQEKLAAEKAAAEKAAAEKAAREKAEAERVAAAKKAEELRIAAEKAAAEKARQEKLAAERAAAEKAAAEKAVAEKAAREKAEAERIAAAKKAEELRIAAEKAAAEKARQEKLAAEKAAAEKAAAEKAVAEKAAREKAEAERIAAAKKAEELRIAAEKATAEKARQEKLAAEKAAAEKAAAEKAVAEKAAREKAEAERIAAAKKAEELRIAAEKAANEKAAQEKVAAEKGSARTAAASTGRKKEKSKASKAATLREKAITEYKSVIDRFPGSSAAASATTKLKELGIVYPAVAATGAAVQAENAKVLSLEVGQFADLDFTITPPAQSLEAGKRFTIPFDIVNLGNGSDSFYLESGFPAEFNVQFASAAQPVNPINVTPPLQTGEKFRALMTVTIPRGVIDGQKASFPIKIGSGFAPDVSQSKEVRLSFSAPLLRAVVKAEKSQLLPGQKMSYRLDLLNIGTSSARGVTLRLTYPPQYEPVSLVPAGFKPEMKATLVLDGLQLNSGESREFNLTFQLKEDALALQELFLRADVINSELEKRDSFLSPATVVQGVSGVNVKTSAEKLVVIPGQTLRVPIVVTNTGNIRDDFSIKPLIPGNASYSFYQDLNRDGKKQDNEPVITHVGPLAPKEEAYVVLEVTTPINEADGSSMPVAVNFEPEGDRSKSASLNLRLVYSRPVLDLIMTGKGGKVKPGEVSSFELSCTNRGSNLAKVVDVQTVLPQQLAIVSADPAFSSGTGGVYTWRFEDMGSGEKRNIKITYKVKTGAVVGTNMQIKNTLKYQDLLGMNY from the coding sequence GTGAATTTAAATAAGTTTTTCCGTGCTTTGCCATGCAGGACCCTCTTACCCCTTCTCCTTGTTGCGTCGCTTTTGACTACCCCCGCCTTTTGCCTTGATTCGGCAGATTCCCAGTTATTTATCACTGGCTTCAATGCCTATCAAAAAAAGGACTATCAGACCACGGTCGATAAGATGGGAACTCTGCTGAAGAGTTACCCTGACACCCCGTTGCGGGACATGGCCATTTTCTGGTTGGCACGTGCCAATTACAAGGCAGGGCACAAACAGGAAGCAGCCAGGTATATGGCCCAATTTTTCAAGGAATATCCGGATAGCCCGTTAAAAGGGACGGTGGAAGACGACCTTGTAGCCCTGGCGGGGAAATATGCCAGAGGAGAGGCAGTTGCTTCCGGTGAGAAAGCAGAAGGCGAAAGTTCTAACTCTGAAAGGGTGGCGCAGGAACAATCTGAAGCTGAAGCGAGGGCTGCCGCCAAGCGCGCTGAAGAAATGCGCCTGGCCGTTCAGAAGGCGGAGGCAGAGAAGGCTCGCCAGGAGAAAATTATAGCGGACAAGGCAGCAGCGGAAAAAGCGGCAGCTGAAAAGGCCGCTTGGGAAAAGGCTGAAGCGGAGAGAGTCGCTGCCGCAAAGAAGGCTGAAGAATTGCGTGTGGTGGCAGAAAAGGCTGCCGCCGAAAAAGCACGTCAGGAAAAACTTGCAGCTGAAAAAGCTGCCGCCGAGAAAGCAGCCGCTGAAAAGGCTGCTCGGGAAAAGGCTGAAGCGGAGAGAGTCGCTGCCGCAAAGAAAGCAGAAGAACTGCGCATTGCTGCAGAGAAGGCTGCTGCCGAAAAAGCACGCCAGGAAAAGCTGGCAGCTGAAAGAGCTGCTGCCGAGAAAGCAGCGGCAGAGAAAGCTGTTGCGGAAAAGGCCGCCAGGGAAAAGGCTGAGGCAGAAAGAATTGCCGCCGCAAAAAAAGCAGAAGAACTGCGCATCGCTGCAGAGAAGGCTGCTGCCGAAAAAGCACGTCAGGAAAAGCTGGCAGCTGAAAAAGCTGCCGCCGAGAAGGCAGCGGCAGAGAAAGCTGTTGCAGAAAAGGCCGCCAGGGAAAAGGCTGAGGCAGAAAGAATTGCCGCCGCAAAAAAAGCAGAAGAACTGCGCATCGCTGCAGAGAAGGCTACTGCTGAAAAAGCACGTCAGGAAAAGCTGGCAGCTGAAAAAGCTGCCGCCGAGAAGGCAGCGGCAGAGAAAGCTGTTGCAGAAAAGGCCGCCAGGGAAAAGGCTGAGGCAGAAAGAATCGCTGCCGCCAAGAAAGCAGAAGAACTGCGTATTGCAGCAGAGAAGGCTGCTAACGAAAAAGCGGCTCAGGAGAAAGTTGCTGCAGAAAAAGGTTCCGCCAGGACGGCTGCAGCATCGACCGGCAGGAAAAAAGAGAAATCAAAGGCCAGCAAAGCGGCAACCCTGCGAGAAAAGGCAATAACCGAATATAAATCTGTGATCGACCGTTTCCCGGGGAGTTCAGCCGCAGCAAGCGCTACAACAAAGCTCAAGGAGCTGGGCATCGTGTACCCTGCCGTTGCTGCAACCGGAGCGGCTGTTCAGGCCGAAAACGCCAAGGTACTGTCCCTGGAAGTCGGGCAGTTTGCCGATCTGGATTTTACCATTACGCCACCGGCGCAATCGCTGGAAGCTGGTAAGCGCTTCACTATCCCCTTTGACATTGTCAACCTGGGCAACGGCAGCGACAGTTTTTACCTGGAGTCGGGATTCCCCGCAGAGTTCAATGTTCAGTTCGCCTCTGCCGCTCAGCCGGTGAATCCCATAAATGTGACACCACCATTGCAAACAGGCGAAAAATTCAGGGCACTGATGACCGTAACCATACCCCGGGGAGTGATCGACGGGCAGAAAGCAAGCTTCCCCATCAAGATCGGTTCCGGTTTTGCCCCTGATGTTTCCCAATCCAAGGAAGTCAGACTCTCCTTTTCCGCTCCGTTGCTGAGGGCGGTGGTTAAGGCGGAAAAATCACAGTTGCTGCCGGGACAGAAAATGTCTTACCGTCTGGACCTTTTGAATATAGGTACCTCGTCTGCCAGGGGAGTCACTCTTAGGTTGACTTATCCCCCCCAGTATGAGCCGGTAAGTCTTGTCCCTGCCGGATTCAAACCGGAAATGAAGGCCACTCTCGTTCTGGATGGCCTGCAGCTTAACTCCGGCGAAAGCAGGGAATTCAACCTCACCTTTCAGTTGAAAGAGGATGCCCTGGCCTTGCAGGAACTCTTTCTTCGGGCCGATGTCATCAACAGCGAGCTGGAAAAAAGAGATTCCTTCCTCTCTCCTGCCACAGTCGTCCAAGGAGTCAGTGGCGTCAACGTCAAGACCAGTGCTGAAAAGCTGGTTGTGATCCCTGGACAGACGTTGCGGGTTCCTATCGTAGTCACCAACACCGGCAACATCCGCGACGACTTCAGCATCAAGCCACTCATTCCAGGAAATGCTTCCTATTCTTTCTATCAGGATTTGAACCGGGACGGGAAAAAACAGGACAATGAGCCGGTAATAACCCACGTGGGCCCGCTGGCTCCAAAGGAAGAAGCTTATGTGGTTCTGGAGGTGACAACGCCGATAAATGAGGCGGACGGCTCTAGCATGCCCGTAGCGGTAAACTTCGAGCCGGAAGGAGACAGGAGCAAAAGTGCCTCTTTGAACCTGCGTCTGGTTTATTCACGGCCGGTGCTTGACCTTATCATGACCGGCAAAGGGGGAAAGGTGAAACCCGGAGAGGTTTCTTCCTTTGAACTGAGCTGTACCAATCGCGGCTCCAATCTTGCCAAGGTGGTTGATGTGCAAACGGTCCTGCCGCAACAGCTGGCCATAGTTTCTGCCGATCCCGCCTTCTCTAGCGGTACCGGTGGCGTTTATACCTGGCGCTTCGAGGACATGGGGTCCGGTGAAAAGCGCAATATCAAGATCACCTACAAGGTAAAAACCGGTGCCGTTGTTGGCACTAACATGCAGATTAAAAATACCCTGAAATACCAGGATCTGCTGGGGATGAACTACTGA
- a CDS encoding LysM peptidoglycan-binding domain-containing protein, giving the protein MRCLAWGLTGWLLLSVSPVTVFSADSKMLYVPKPAESGGVPAGPEEGILVEGITIRKGDTLKGLARKYRGRASYFPQILLFNKIADPDLILAGSRLLVPVTAAYPATTGDKKKRSLLRPAKKVAEPAAPEVQAKPQPVVDAPDSSLLQYQRAIAAYKKGQLSKALQEFERFLAEFPNSPLAADASLYRADCLLKMSRQ; this is encoded by the coding sequence ATGCGGTGTTTGGCGTGGGGACTGACAGGCTGGTTGCTTCTGAGCGTTTCTCCGGTGACGGTTTTTTCGGCTGATTCCAAAATGCTCTATGTGCCGAAACCGGCGGAATCAGGGGGGGTCCCGGCAGGCCCGGAAGAGGGGATTCTTGTGGAAGGTATTACCATCCGCAAGGGTGACACCCTGAAAGGGCTTGCCAGGAAGTATCGAGGCAGGGCTTCCTATTTCCCCCAGATTCTGCTCTTTAATAAAATAGCTGATCCCGATCTTATTCTTGCCGGTTCACGACTGCTGGTTCCGGTAACTGCCGCCTATCCCGCCACCACGGGCGATAAAAAGAAGCGGTCTCTTTTGCGGCCTGCAAAGAAAGTGGCCGAGCCCGCCGCCCCAGAGGTACAGGCTAAACCACAGCCTGTTGTGGATGCCCCTGATTCTTCCCTTCTGCAGTACCAGAGAGCTATTGCAGCATACAAAAAAGGGCAGCTGAGCAAGGCGTTGCAGGAATTCGAAAGATTTCTTGCCGAATTTCCAAACTCGCCGCTGGCTGCCGATGCAAGCCTCTATCGTGCCGACTGTCTGTTAAAAATGTCCCGCCAATAG
- a CDS encoding LysM peptidoglycan-binding domain-containing protein, producing the protein MIRLRLGLIATAIFVVLSARAGVAGDSPFEIDIRELDRNTTPAPSKKRVSAAKPPHPAAAKAVDQRKGDRRERKPLSRSGHMSYTVKNGDHIFKILMKHFGMTNAAAEKLIPEVVTLNKIADIRKLNIGQTILIPTGLSHTAVAHKKKRETEAASSAAEPAIQQRFSTVQSIETPVSAAIAVRSVTSKDPSEVADSILNILAVKPGKDHFVETSAATQQALRLSAKVDRFFESNGKHFMVSFSAAEPFAYTVYRLLELEGIKLIRINRDADLKQVATSILSAMDISFRYGEHAVLLNDRNRTSTSLNGFLFTRETTPPRLILLTEVPVAALTAELLERKETDQR; encoded by the coding sequence ATGATAAGACTAAGACTAGGATTAATTGCCACCGCCATTTTTGTCGTGCTTTCCGCCAGAGCGGGAGTTGCCGGGGATTCTCCCTTTGAAATAGATATCAGAGAACTTGATAGGAATACGACACCTGCCCCGTCAAAAAAGAGAGTCTCTGCCGCCAAGCCTCCTCATCCTGCAGCAGCCAAAGCCGTGGACCAGAGGAAAGGCGACCGAAGAGAGCGGAAGCCATTATCAAGAAGCGGCCATATGAGCTACACGGTCAAAAATGGCGATCATATCTTCAAGATATTGATGAAGCATTTTGGCATGACTAACGCTGCAGCTGAAAAACTTATTCCCGAAGTTGTTACTCTCAACAAAATAGCGGATATCCGGAAACTGAATATCGGCCAGACGATCCTGATACCAACCGGGCTGTCACACACTGCAGTTGCCCATAAGAAAAAAAGAGAAACCGAGGCGGCTTCTTCGGCAGCGGAACCTGCAATTCAACAGCGGTTTTCCACAGTTCAATCAATTGAAACGCCGGTCAGCGCTGCCATAGCTGTACGTTCCGTAACGAGCAAAGATCCTTCCGAAGTCGCCGACTCAATCCTTAACATACTTGCCGTCAAGCCGGGCAAAGACCATTTTGTCGAAACGTCGGCGGCAACCCAGCAGGCATTGCGTTTGAGCGCCAAGGTCGATCGCTTTTTCGAAAGCAATGGCAAGCATTTCATGGTCAGTTTCTCTGCGGCAGAGCCCTTTGCTTACACGGTTTACCGGTTGTTGGAGCTTGAAGGTATCAAGCTTATCAGGATCAATCGGGATGCCGATCTTAAACAGGTGGCAACATCCATTCTTTCCGCAATGGACATTTCCTTCCGTTATGGGGAGCATGCGGTTCTGCTTAACGATAGAAACCGCACCAGCACAAGCCTCAATGGTTTTCTCTTCACCAGGGAGACGACACCGCCACGACTCATTCTGCTGACTGAAGTACCTGTCGCCGCTCTGACGGCTGAATTACTGGAACGTAAGGAAACAGATCAAAGGTAA
- a CDS encoding DEAD/DEAH box helicase — translation MSFESLQLSPLILKAIAACGYTTPTPIQEQAIPLALEGKDLIASAQTGTGKTAAFTLPALERLSVRSPIPGRGPRILVLTPTRELANQVTDAVRNYGKFIRVTSGAILGGMPYREQLQLLSRPVDLIVATPGRLIDHLDRGRINLSRLELLILDEADRMLDMGFSEDVDRIAAAAPANRQTLLFTATMDDVMAKLAQRLLKDPVRIEIAGKKMTHEQIEQRLHVADNLQHKTRMLQHLIADGTVTKAIIFSATKRDADLLARDLHAQGHAAAALHGDMSQNARNKTIHNMRRGKIRLLVATDVAARGLDVTGISHVINFDLPKFAEDYVHRIGRTGRAGATGIAISFASLNDLNYLDRIERYTGQTLPMHVIPGLEPTRPLRRLSTSGKRSQPGNGRGKTPYAGNGRRQGKDDTKGGGFAQARKSSAPRARSSQPVVEYRSLKTGRDARHS, via the coding sequence ATGTCATTTGAATCATTGCAGTTGTCTCCTCTTATCCTCAAAGCCATTGCCGCCTGCGGTTACACGACGCCCACACCTATTCAGGAACAGGCGATACCGCTGGCTCTCGAAGGCAAGGATCTAATCGCCTCTGCCCAGACCGGGACAGGTAAAACGGCGGCATTTACCCTGCCTGCCCTGGAGCGACTGAGCGTTCGTTCCCCGATCCCCGGCCGCGGCCCACGCATCCTCGTCCTCACCCCTACCCGCGAGCTGGCCAACCAGGTAACCGATGCCGTACGCAATTACGGCAAGTTCATCCGCGTCACCAGCGGCGCCATCCTCGGCGGGATGCCGTACCGTGAGCAGTTGCAGCTTCTATCACGTCCGGTCGACCTGATCGTAGCAACTCCGGGGCGCCTGATCGATCACCTTGACCGGGGCAGAATCAACCTTTCCCGCCTGGAACTGCTTATCCTCGACGAAGCTGACCGGATGCTGGACATGGGATTCAGCGAAGACGTAGACAGGATTGCCGCCGCCGCTCCGGCCAACCGTCAGACATTGCTCTTTACGGCGACCATGGACGATGTCATGGCCAAGCTGGCCCAGAGACTGTTGAAAGATCCGGTACGTATCGAGATCGCCGGCAAGAAAATGACCCATGAGCAGATTGAGCAGCGCCTACATGTGGCCGATAATCTGCAGCACAAGACCCGCATGCTGCAGCACCTCATTGCCGATGGCACCGTTACCAAGGCTATTATTTTTTCCGCCACCAAGCGGGACGCTGATCTTCTGGCCCGTGACCTTCACGCCCAGGGACATGCCGCCGCCGCCCTCCATGGCGACATGTCGCAGAATGCACGCAACAAGACCATCCACAACATGCGTCGCGGCAAGATCAGGCTCCTGGTAGCCACCGACGTGGCGGCCCGCGGACTCGACGTCACCGGCATCAGTCACGTCATCAACTTTGACCTGCCCAAGTTCGCCGAGGATTATGTCCACAGGATCGGCAGAACCGGAAGGGCGGGAGCTACCGGAATCGCCATTTCTTTCGCCTCGTTGAACGACCTGAATTACCTTGATCGGATCGAACGGTACACCGGCCAGACCTTGCCGATGCATGTGATTCCCGGCCTGGAGCCAACCCGTCCCCTGCGCCGTCTCAGCACTTCAGGGAAGCGCAGCCAGCCCGGAAACGGACGCGGCAAGACTCCCTACGCCGGCAACGGTCGCCGTCAAGGCAAGGATGACACAAAGGGTGGCGGTTTTGCCCAGGCTCGGAAAAGCTCTGCTCCCAGGGCAAGAAGCTCCCAGCCGGTTGTGGAATACCGCAGTCTTAAAACCGGCCGCGATGCGCGGCACTCATAA
- a CDS encoding FprA family A-type flavoprotein gives MAEIFEIKPDIFWIGVKDPELRTFDDLFPTEHGTTYNSYLIKGRDKIAVVDTVKGKRGEEYLEKVKQLVDPADIDYFVVNHTEPDHSGSLAFMLKHCPKAKVVSTQAAHTFLGNLIHNPFPSQIVKNGEVIDLGGKRLRFLVVPFLHWPDTMFALLEEDEVIFTCDAFGSHYCGSSIFNDELPDFSADMQFYFDTIMRPFKDKALTAIDKMKNEKIAVICPSHGPVLRSDPWKTVGLYESWCRPEAGDKKIILFYISPHGNTQKMAASVVKGAAAAGVQVDCRHINELTAAAIRDLMEVGDALIFGIPTINRDVPKPMWDVLAYLSTVHLKTNIAAVFGSYGWSGEACRLAEERLKGLNFKLPVPFVRAPFTPRAEALEQCEALGRAIAEEVLKK, from the coding sequence ATGGCCGAAATTTTCGAGATCAAGCCTGACATTTTCTGGATCGGGGTAAAAGACCCAGAACTGCGCACCTTTGACGACCTCTTCCCCACCGAACACGGTACGACCTATAACTCCTACCTGATCAAGGGGAGGGACAAAATTGCCGTCGTCGATACTGTCAAGGGGAAAAGGGGTGAGGAGTACCTGGAGAAAGTCAAGCAGCTGGTAGATCCTGCCGATATCGATTATTTCGTCGTCAACCACACCGAACCGGATCATTCCGGCTCTCTTGCCTTTATGCTCAAGCATTGTCCAAAGGCAAAGGTGGTCTCAACCCAGGCCGCCCATACCTTTCTCGGTAATCTGATCCATAATCCATTCCCCTCGCAGATCGTCAAGAATGGGGAGGTAATCGACCTGGGAGGCAAGCGTCTGCGTTTTCTGGTCGTGCCGTTCCTGCACTGGCCGGACACCATGTTCGCCCTGCTTGAGGAGGACGAGGTTATCTTCACCTGTGACGCCTTCGGCTCACATTACTGCGGCTCTTCCATTTTCAATGACGAACTTCCCGATTTCAGCGCCGACATGCAATTTTACTTCGATACCATCATGCGTCCCTTCAAGGATAAGGCGCTGACGGCTATCGACAAGATGAAAAACGAGAAGATCGCGGTAATCTGCCCGAGCCACGGCCCTGTGCTGCGCAGCGATCCCTGGAAAACGGTGGGACTTTATGAAAGCTGGTGCCGCCCCGAAGCAGGGGACAAAAAGATCATCCTTTTTTACATTTCTCCCCATGGCAATACGCAAAAAATGGCGGCCAGCGTGGTTAAGGGAGCGGCGGCAGCCGGTGTTCAGGTTGACTGCCGGCATATTAATGAGCTTACGGCAGCAGCGATCCGGGATTTGATGGAAGTTGGGGATGCGCTGATTTTCGGCATTCCCACCATTAACCGGGATGTGCCGAAGCCCATGTGGGATGTTCTTGCCTATCTTTCCACCGTTCACCTCAAAACCAATATTGCCGCAGTTTTCGGCAGCTACGGCTGGAGTGGCGAGGCCTGCCGTCTGGCCGAAGAAAGGCTCAAGGGGCTCAACTTTAAACTGCCGGTACCCTTTGTCAGGGCACCGTTCACACCCCGGGCCGAGGCGCTGGAGCAGTGCGAGGCACTGGGACGTGCTATTGCCGAGGAAGTGCTGAAGAAATAG
- the priA gene encoding replication restart helicase PriA, with protein MKIIEVAVPLPLDATFHYGVPPELVCRMKTGVRVLIPFGRRKITGYMIGNVPESAEKIRDIIDVLDEEPLFTEKELDFLRWSAGYYFHPLGEVIKAALPAGINLASRTRSVETADGTLSREEVLKGGRTVKRETFYRALPDVELPVNLRGKGLRLLEYLRRVDEAPAGLLRREFAATTANFHRLQELGLVEFSEREIYRDPFREEVFTHDAPLVLNFHQAAALEQLTAAGIKEQFAPFLLHGVTGSGKTEVYLQAIAQVLERGRTALVLVPEIALTPQLVRRFKSRFRCGIAVLHSGLSDGERYDEWRRIRRREVSIVIGARSALFAPLSHMGIIVVDEEHESSYKQSEGFHYNARDLALVRGKMEGAVVVLGSATPLVTTYHAVQQGKIGYLQLPERVRNLPMPGTELLDARGRKGATFLPELIKAIGDNLAAGGQTLLFLNRRGFATYLVCEECGTVLSCPNCSVTLTYHRRRERHFCHYCDYSIPAPSVCPKCDSQSIALLGRGTERVEEEVREIYVDARIGRMDRDTTTGRGGHARVLKGLENGTIDILVGTQMIAKGHDFPGVTLVGVISADATLNIPDFRSSERTYQLISQVMGRAGRGDAPGRVLIQTLNPEHYAITRAVAHDFAGFYGDEIIFRRETGYPPFAYLAVLVFSGNSAPEVEKGATTAAALLHRLKREAKSRVEILGPVSSPLAMIRGRYRRQILLKSGQRPELHRMIARFRGQVKLPAVVRIAIDIDPLDML; from the coding sequence TTGAAAATCATAGAAGTTGCAGTACCGCTCCCCCTAGATGCCACCTTTCATTACGGAGTGCCGCCGGAGCTGGTTTGTCGGATGAAAACGGGGGTGCGGGTGCTGATCCCCTTCGGCAGGCGCAAGATCACCGGCTATATGATCGGCAATGTGCCGGAGAGTGCTGAAAAAATCAGGGATATTATCGACGTTCTCGACGAGGAGCCGCTCTTTACGGAAAAGGAGCTGGATTTCCTGCGCTGGAGCGCCGGCTATTATTTCCATCCACTGGGGGAAGTGATCAAGGCGGCACTGCCTGCCGGTATCAATCTTGCCAGTCGGACACGCAGTGTGGAAACGGCAGACGGAACACTGAGCAGGGAAGAAGTGCTCAAGGGGGGACGAACGGTAAAAAGGGAGACCTTTTACCGGGCACTACCTGATGTCGAATTGCCGGTTAACCTGCGTGGCAAGGGGTTGCGTCTGCTGGAATATCTTCGCCGGGTTGACGAAGCGCCGGCAGGGCTGCTTCGCCGTGAGTTCGCTGCCACAACGGCCAATTTCCACCGTCTGCAGGAACTGGGGCTGGTTGAGTTCTCCGAGCGTGAAATCTACCGTGATCCGTTCCGGGAAGAGGTCTTCACCCACGATGCGCCGCTGGTACTCAACTTCCATCAGGCCGCGGCCCTTGAACAACTGACTGCTGCCGGGATCAAAGAGCAGTTCGCCCCTTTTCTCCTCCATGGCGTAACCGGCAGCGGTAAGACAGAAGTCTATCTGCAGGCCATTGCCCAGGTGCTGGAAAGGGGGCGAACCGCCCTGGTCCTGGTGCCGGAGATTGCTCTCACACCGCAGCTGGTAAGGAGGTTCAAGAGCCGTTTTCGTTGCGGCATTGCCGTTTTGCACAGTGGTCTCTCCGATGGTGAGCGCTATGACGAGTGGCGGAGGATCAGGCGCCGGGAGGTTTCCATCGTCATCGGAGCCCGTTCCGCCTTGTTTGCCCCCCTCTCCCACATGGGAATCATCGTTGTCGATGAAGAACACGAATCCTCCTATAAGCAGTCGGAAGGCTTCCATTACAATGCCAGGGACCTGGCACTGGTTCGGGGCAAGATGGAGGGAGCGGTCGTGGTTCTCGGGTCGGCAACCCCCCTGGTAACTACCTACCATGCGGTACAGCAGGGGAAAATCGGCTATCTTCAGCTTCCCGAAAGGGTCCGTAATCTGCCGATGCCGGGAACCGAGCTGCTGGATGCCCGCGGCCGGAAAGGCGCCACCTTCCTGCCGGAGTTGATCAAAGCGATCGGCGACAACCTGGCAGCTGGCGGGCAGACGCTTCTCTTCCTCAATCGTCGCGGTTTTGCCACCTATCTGGTCTGCGAGGAATGCGGCACCGTGCTCAGCTGCCCCAATTGTTCGGTCACCCTTACCTACCATCGCCGCCGCGAGCGCCACTTCTGCCACTATTGCGATTACTCCATTCCCGCCCCGTCCGTCTGCCCCAAGTGCGACAGCCAGTCCATCGCCCTGCTGGGGCGAGGAACTGAGCGGGTCGAAGAAGAGGTGCGGGAAATTTACGTCGATGCCAGAATCGGCCGCATGGACCGTGATACCACCACCGGCCGTGGCGGGCATGCCCGGGTGTTGAAGGGGCTTGAAAACGGCACCATCGATATTCTGGTCGGCACCCAGATGATCGCCAAGGGGCATGATTTCCCCGGAGTGACGCTGGTGGGGGTAATATCAGCAGATGCCACCCTAAATATCCCCGATTTTCGCAGCAGTGAGAGAACCTACCAGCTGATCAGCCAGGTGATGGGACGTGCCGGGCGCGGTGACGCACCGGGGAGAGTCCTGATACAGACCCTCAACCCGGAACATTATGCCATAACCCGCGCTGTTGCCCATGATTTCGCCGGTTTCTACGGCGATGAAATCATCTTCCGCCGGGAGACTGGTTATCCTCCATTTGCTTACCTGGCGGTGCTGGTATTCTCGGGGAATTCTGCCCCGGAGGTGGAGAAGGGGGCGACGACAGCAGCAGCATTACTGCATCGTCTGAAGAGGGAAGCCAAAAGCAGGGTGGAGATACTGGGGCCTGTTTCATCACCCCTGGCCATGATCCGCGGCCGCTATCGGCGGCAGATCCTTCTCAAGTCAGGGCAACGCCCGGAGTTGCACCGCATGATCGCCCGGTTCAGGGGGCAGGTCAAGCTGCCGGCGGTGGTGAGGATAGCAATCGATATTGATCCGCTGGATATGCTGTAG
- a CDS encoding ribonuclease H-like domain-containing protein — translation MLTRTFCHIPGVSTAMEKQLWLQGIHSWDAFHAQTRPVFSLTRNHAALLSLDESEKCLLQPDPGYFSKLLPARLHWRLFPSFRDGTAYLDIETSGLSRHRDIITTVALYDGKEVRYYIHGQNLADFREDVAKYQVLVTYNGKAFDIPFLEHYLDMSLPQSHIDLMHVLRSLGFKGGLKGCEKQLGLVREGLDGVDGSFAVRLWRDYAVNGNTKALETLLAYNMADAVNLETLMVEAYNLKLKETPFFDSLRLDLPKRPQLSFSPDCATIERLKNCSYP, via the coding sequence ATGCTGACCAGAACCTTCTGTCATATCCCCGGGGTCAGCACCGCCATGGAAAAGCAGCTGTGGTTGCAGGGCATCCATTCATGGGACGCATTCCACGCCCAGACCAGGCCGGTTTTTTCTCTGACCAGAAATCATGCAGCTCTCCTATCCCTGGACGAGTCGGAAAAGTGTCTGCTGCAGCCGGATCCAGGCTACTTCAGCAAGTTGCTGCCGGCCAGGCTTCACTGGAGGCTGTTTCCCAGTTTTCGCGATGGCACTGCCTATCTTGATATAGAGACCAGCGGTCTTTCCCGTCACAGAGACATCATCACCACCGTCGCACTTTACGATGGAAAAGAGGTGCGCTATTACATACACGGACAAAACCTCGCTGACTTTCGGGAGGATGTCGCCAAGTATCAGGTGCTTGTCACCTACAACGGTAAGGCCTTCGACATCCCGTTCCTGGAGCATTACCTGGATATGTCCCTGCCCCAGTCCCACATCGACCTGATGCATGTGCTGCGCAGTCTCGGTTTCAAGGGGGGGCTCAAAGGATGCGAGAAGCAGTTGGGTCTGGTTCGCGAGGGACTGGATGGTGTCGATGGTTCCTTTGCTGTGCGTCTGTGGCGTGATTATGCCGTCAACGGGAATACTAAGGCACTGGAAACCCTGCTGGCCTATAACATGGCTGATGCAGTCAATCTGGAGACCCTTATGGTAGAGGCCTACAACTTGAAACTGAAGGAGACCCCTTTCTTCGACAGCCTGAGGCTCGATCTGCCAAAGCGGCCACAACTGTCATTCTCTCCCGACTGTGCTACAATAGAACGGCTGAAAAATTGTTCCTACCCATAA